Proteins from one Prinia subflava isolate CZ2003 ecotype Zambia chromosome 4, Cam_Psub_1.2, whole genome shotgun sequence genomic window:
- the LOC134549467 gene encoding proline-rich protein 13-like, with amino-acid sequence MRWDPNLPYSPTNTFLRSAASPPLRFPLRSPHAVSTRGPTPTAPPPPRALHTQPSHRPQSPESPPPFPPCDWSISLSVPRLPGPLGEAVALPRPRRCRLRRAESK; translated from the coding sequence ATGCGTTGGGATCCAAACCTTCCTTATTCCCCAACAAACACCTTTCTCAGAAGCGCCGCCTCTCCCCCGCTCCGGTTCCCGCTGCGCTCCCCTCACGCCGTCTCCACTCGCGGGCCCACCCCGACAGCGCCCCCGCCCCCGCGCGCCCTGCACACTCAGCCGAGCCACCGCCCCCAATCCCCTGAGAGCCCGCCCCCCTTCCCGCCCTGCGATTGGTCCATCTCGCTGTCTGTCCCGCGCCTCCCCGGCCCATTGGGCGAGGCCGTGGCGCTgccccgcccccggcgctgTCGGTTGAGGCGAGCCGAGAGTAAATAG